One window of Burkholderia thailandensis E264 genomic DNA carries:
- the gloB gene encoding hydroxyacylglutathione hydrolase: MNELEYVPVPAFDDNYIWLVSDGRHAVAVDPGEAAPVRRHLDARGWRLTAILLTHHHGDHVGGVAELLATAREGEPLAVFGPAHEAIEHLTHRVTGGERVRIGSPAFEFDVIDVPGHTRGHIAYFQPAGPGNAAPHLFCGDTLFSCGCGRLFEGTPAQMLASLDALAALPGDTRVHCAHEYTLSNIRFALACEPDNAALAAWRDEALARRARHEPTLPTTIAHERAVNPFLRADSPSIRATLEAQLHEGAPDRLAAFTLMREWKNRFR; encoded by the coding sequence ATGAACGAGCTGGAATACGTGCCGGTGCCGGCATTCGACGACAACTACATCTGGCTCGTATCGGACGGCCGCCATGCGGTCGCCGTCGATCCGGGCGAAGCCGCGCCGGTGCGTCGCCATCTCGACGCGCGAGGCTGGCGACTGACCGCTATTTTACTCACGCACCACCACGGCGACCATGTCGGCGGAGTGGCCGAGCTGCTCGCGACCGCGCGCGAAGGCGAGCCGCTCGCGGTGTTCGGCCCCGCGCACGAGGCGATCGAGCACCTCACGCACCGCGTGACGGGCGGCGAGCGCGTGCGCATCGGTTCGCCCGCGTTCGAGTTCGACGTGATCGACGTGCCGGGCCACACGCGCGGCCACATCGCGTACTTCCAGCCGGCCGGGCCGGGCAACGCCGCGCCGCACCTCTTTTGCGGCGATACGCTGTTCTCGTGCGGCTGCGGGCGCCTCTTCGAGGGCACGCCCGCGCAGATGCTCGCGTCGCTCGACGCGCTCGCGGCGCTGCCGGGCGACACGCGCGTGCACTGCGCGCACGAGTACACGCTGTCGAACATCCGGTTCGCGCTCGCGTGCGAGCCGGACAACGCGGCGCTCGCCGCGTGGCGCGACGAAGCGCTCGCGCGCCGCGCGCGCCACGAGCCGACGCTGCCGACGACGATCGCGCACGAGCGCGCGGTGAACCCGTTCCTGCGCGCGGACAGCCCGTCGATCCGCGCGACGCTCGAAGCGCAACTGCACGAGGGGGCGCCCGACCGGCTCGCGGCGTTCACGCTGATGCGCGAGTGGAAAAACCGTTTTCGTTGA
- a CDS encoding class I SAM-dependent methyltransferase, producing MSDRSIIDWPAWTDSPPGRYVLGWEQAQLDRTVSDVFGFHALQLGLPQLDTLRENRMPCRGLVLDPASGASAPYHYPWAREAHSAEHAPAGRSTVWCDLLDLPFESQSVDLIVMPHTLEFTSDPHRLLREAERVLMPEGQLVITGFNSLSLWGARHSVGKMAKRPFVPATRDQITFIRLKDWIKLLGFDLERGRFGCYRPPLATDKWLSRYAFMEAAGDRWWPIFGAVYMVTAIKRVRGMRLVGPIKMKKPVLAPGLTPAATPTTHQEHS from the coding sequence ATGTCTGACCGTTCGATTATAGACTGGCCCGCCTGGACCGACTCCCCGCCCGGACGCTACGTGCTCGGCTGGGAGCAGGCGCAGCTCGACCGCACCGTGTCCGACGTGTTCGGCTTTCACGCGCTGCAGCTTGGGCTGCCGCAGCTCGACACGCTGCGCGAAAACCGCATGCCTTGCCGCGGCCTCGTGCTCGATCCGGCGAGCGGCGCGAGCGCACCGTATCACTATCCGTGGGCGCGCGAGGCGCACAGCGCCGAGCACGCGCCCGCCGGGCGCAGCACGGTGTGGTGCGACCTGCTCGATTTGCCGTTCGAATCGCAAAGCGTCGATCTGATCGTGATGCCGCACACGCTCGAGTTCACGTCCGATCCGCACCGGCTGTTGCGCGAGGCCGAGCGCGTGCTGATGCCGGAAGGCCAGCTCGTGATCACGGGCTTCAATTCGCTGAGCCTCTGGGGCGCGCGGCATTCGGTCGGCAAGATGGCGAAACGGCCGTTCGTCCCGGCGACGCGCGACCAGATCACGTTCATCCGGCTGAAGGACTGGATCAAGCTGCTCGGCTTCGATCTCGAGCGCGGCCGCTTCGGCTGTTACCGGCCGCCGCTCGCCACCGACAAGTGGCTGTCCCGCTACGCGTTCATGGAGGCCGCGGGCGACCGCTGGTGGCCGATCTTCGGCGCCGTCTACATGGTGACGGCGATCAAGCGCGTGCGCGGGATGCGGCTCGTCGGCCCGATCAAGATGAAAAAACCGGTGCTCGCGCCGGGCCTCACGCCCGCCGCCACCCCGACCACCCACCAAGAACATTCATGA
- the rnhA gene encoding ribonuclease HI: MTLQTIDIYTDGACKGNPGPGGWGALLRYGAQEKELFGGEAGTTNNRMELTAVIAALEALKRPCKVVVHTDSQYVQKGISEWIHGWKKKGWVTAAKTPVKNADLWQKLDALVAQHDVEWRWVKGHAGHPENERADALANRGVESLAQA; the protein is encoded by the coding sequence ATGACGTTGCAAACCATCGACATCTATACCGACGGCGCCTGCAAGGGCAATCCGGGCCCCGGCGGCTGGGGCGCGCTGCTGCGCTACGGCGCGCAGGAGAAAGAACTCTTCGGCGGCGAAGCCGGCACGACCAACAACCGGATGGAGCTCACCGCGGTGATCGCCGCGCTCGAGGCGCTCAAGCGCCCGTGCAAGGTGGTCGTCCACACCGATTCGCAATACGTGCAGAAAGGCATCAGCGAATGGATCCACGGCTGGAAGAAAAAAGGCTGGGTCACCGCCGCGAAGACGCCCGTGAAGAACGCGGACCTCTGGCAGAAACTCGACGCGCTCGTCGCGCAGCACGACGTCGAATGGCGCTGGGTGAAGGGGCACGCCGGCCATCCGGAGAACGAACGCGCTGACGCGCTCGCGAACCGCGGCGTCGAATCGCTCGCGCAGGCATGA
- the dnaQ gene encoding DNA polymerase III subunit epsilon, translated as MRQIILDTETTGLNARAGDRIIEVGCVELLNRRLTGNNLHFYVNPERDSDPGALAVHGLTTEFLRDKPKFADIVDQLRDFVRDAELIIHNAPFDLGFLDAEFALLGLPAFSDHCAGVIDTLVQAKQMFPGKRNSLDALCDRFGISNAHRTLHGALLDSELLAEVYLAMTRGQESLVIDMLDEAGDAHRKGDEPQMAFSGLDLPVLAATDEELADHEAQLDALDKSVKGACVWRKEAAVDGA; from the coding sequence ATGCGCCAGATCATTCTCGATACCGAAACCACCGGCCTGAACGCCCGCGCGGGCGACCGCATCATCGAAGTCGGCTGCGTCGAGCTGCTGAACCGCCGGCTCACCGGCAACAACCTGCACTTCTACGTGAATCCCGAGCGCGACAGCGATCCGGGCGCGCTCGCGGTGCACGGCCTCACGACCGAATTCCTGCGCGACAAGCCGAAGTTCGCCGACATCGTCGATCAGTTGCGCGACTTCGTCCGCGACGCGGAACTCATCATCCATAACGCGCCGTTCGACCTCGGCTTTCTCGACGCCGAGTTCGCGCTGCTCGGCCTGCCGGCCTTCTCCGACCACTGCGCGGGCGTGATCGACACGCTCGTGCAAGCCAAGCAGATGTTCCCCGGCAAGCGCAACTCGCTCGACGCGCTGTGCGATCGCTTCGGGATCAGCAACGCGCACCGGACGCTGCACGGCGCGCTGCTCGACTCGGAGTTGCTCGCCGAGGTGTATCTCGCGATGACGCGCGGGCAGGAAAGCCTCGTCATCGACATGCTCGACGAAGCCGGCGACGCGCATCGCAAAGGCGACGAGCCGCAAATGGCGTTCAGCGGGCTCGACCTGCCAGTGCTCGCCGCGACCGACGAGGAACTCGCCGATCACGAGGCGCAACTCGACGCGCTCGACAAGTCCGTCAAGGGTGCGTGCGTATGGCGTAAGGAAGCGGCGGTCGACGGAGCCTGA
- a CDS encoding YnfA family protein produces MLSLAKIAALFVLTAVAEIVGCYLPWLVLKAGKPVWLLAPAALSLALFAWLLTLHPAAAARTYAAYGGVYIAVALAWLRIVDGVPLSRWDAAGAALALAGMSVIALQPRG; encoded by the coding sequence ATGCTCTCACTCGCGAAGATCGCCGCGCTGTTTGTCTTGACCGCCGTCGCCGAAATCGTCGGCTGCTATCTGCCGTGGCTCGTGCTGAAGGCGGGCAAGCCGGTTTGGCTACTCGCGCCCGCTGCGCTGTCGCTCGCGCTCTTCGCATGGCTCCTGACGCTGCATCCGGCCGCCGCCGCGCGCACCTACGCGGCGTACGGCGGCGTGTACATCGCCGTCGCGCTCGCGTGGCTGCGGATCGTCGACGGCGTGCCGCTGTCGCGCTGGGATGCGGCGGGCGCGGCGCTCGCGCTCGCAGGGATGTCGGTGATCGCGCTCCAGCCGCGCGGGTGA